The sequence TTTGAGGTCGAATCGCATTCGCTGGTCTTTTACGGGCAATGCACGGATGATGCCTGCGAGACCAAACCAACCGATAGTTCTGCCAATACAGAAGACTCCCGTAAAACGCAGGAATAGTGCGCAGGTGTTAACAAAGTCGTAGGGGTACGGATAATTACATGGTGAGTAGCAGGGGTAAAATTGCCACTTTCGCTCTTTACCTGATAAACTCCCTTGCCTATTCTATGCGAACCTGTCAAACCTACGCGCGGTCGCTCAGTAGCCGATCACATCCTCAACCAACCTATCTTTTACTGAAAAGATACTTTTCCTGGATTATTTACACGCTTTTCCTGGTTAGTTTGCAGCAGCACGCTCTAGCTCAGCGTACGTTTACAAACCCCATAAAACCTTCTGGCCCCGATCCGTGGGTGCTGCAAAAGGACGGCTGGTATTATTACATGAATACTACCGGCAACAATCTGACGCTCTGGCGAACGCATAACATGGCCGACCTGGCCACTGCTGAGAAGAAAGTCGTTTATACTCCTCCCGCCGGGAAGCCTTACTCAAAGGAATTGTGGGCACCCGAAATTCACTCATTCAACGGTCGCTGGTACATCTATTTCTCGGCCGATTCGCTCAACAACCTGTCGCACCGGGTTTGGGTGATCGAGAATGCATCAACCGATCCGATGCAGGGCGAATGGGTCATGAAAGGAAAAATCGGCGACAAAGCTGACCATTGGGAGATAGATATGTCGGTCATTGACTACAAAGGTCAGCTCTACGCGACCTGGTCGGGCTGGGAGGGACCTAAAAACGGGCGGCAGGATATTTACCTGGCCCGACTCAAGAATCCCTGGACAATTGACGGTGACCGGGTTAAAGTTTCGCAGCCCGATCAGCCGTGGGAGATGCATGGCGATGTGCCGCAGGAGTGGCAGAAAAATGGCGAAGTACCCAAAATTTACGTGAATGAAGGGCCAGAGTTTTTAAGCCATAATAACAACCTATTCATCGTGTATTCGGCCAATGCCTGCTGGCTCGACTATTGCCTTGGCCTTCTGACCTATAGCGGCAACGGTGATTTGCTGGACCCGGCGAACTGGACCAAAAGTAAAAGTCCGGTGTTTACGCAGGCACCAGAGAATGGGGTTTGGGCACCCGGTCATGGCGGTTTTTTTCGCTCGGCCGATGGAAAGCAGGACTGGATGATCTATCACGCTAATCCGTCGGCTACCGACGGTTGCGGGAACAAACGCGCCCCGCATATTCAACCCTTTACCTGGAATGCCGATGGGTCACCCAGTTTTGGGAAGCCTGTTGCCAATGTGCCCATTCCAGTACCGGCAGAAAAATAACAGGGAGTGATTGAGGTAAACAGATAATTGAGGTAATTCGCAACAAATGGGCAGGCCAGATCCGTTTTTAACTTGTTTATTCAGTCAAATTACTCAATTATCGATTCGTCAGAACTCCCTAATCACCCATTTACCCAATTACCAAACTAATGCAGAAATTCCTTTTTCTTACGACAGCCGCAGCTATTCTCAGTCTGAATGCCTGTCAGAAAGCCAACAAGAACGAACAAAAAGCGGCAGATTCTATCGCTGTAGCTACTGGTGATACTACCGCCATGATTGATGCTAAACTCCCTGACCCAGCTTCGTTTGCCGGTGAGGCAGATGGCAAAAAAGCCAGCCTCTATATTCTAAAGAACAAAACGATTCAGGTCGCGATCTCCGATTACGGTGCCCGGATTGTTGGCTTGCTCGTACCAGACAAAAACGGGAAAGTAACCGACGTCGCTCCCGGTTTTCTGACCGTTGCTGCCTATGAAAAACCCGATGGGGCTTTCTTTGGCCCTGTTGTAGGCCGATTTGGGAACCGAATTGCCAAGGGTAAATTTACGCTCGATGGCAAGGCATATACACTAGCCCTCAATAACAATGGCAACACATTACATGGCGGTCCAAGCGGTTTTCATAGCCATGTCTGGGATACAAAACAGGTAGACGATAAAACCCTGGAAATGACGTATGTCTCGAAAGATGGAGAGGGTGGTTTTCCCGGAACGGTGACAACCAGCGTTACCTATTCGCTGACCGACGATAATGCACTGAAGCTGGTTTATTCGGCCAAAACAGACAAGGCAACTCCTTACAATCCAACGAGCCATGGTTTCTTCAACCTGAACGGCGAAGGTAGTGGCACGATCAATGATCATCTGGTGATGATCAATGCCGATAAATACTCGGCGGTCGACAAGGGGCTGATTCCACAGGGAGAGCCTGTTTCCGTTGCTGGAACACCCTTCGATTTCCGGAAGCCAACCACCATTGCCGCACGGGTCGATGAAAAAAACGAGCAACTGAGTTTTGGCGGAGGATATGACCATAACTGGGTATTGAACAAACCAAAAGCCGGTGAACTGACTTCAGCTGCCGAAGTGATTGGCGATAAATCGGGCATCAAGATGCAGGTGCTGACAACTGAACCAGCTTTACAGTTCTACGGAGGCAATTTCTTTAAAGGGACAGATATCGGTAAGTATGGCAAACCAATTGTCTATCGGGGTGCCTTTGCCATGGAAACACAGCACTATCCTGACTCACCCAATCACCCGACTTACCCTAACACCATTCTGAAGCCGGGACAGACCTACAGCCAGACGACCGAGTATCGATTTTCGACTGTAAAGTAGCAGTTAGTAGCGATACTTAAATCAATTATTGAAAGCTTCCGCCGATTAGAAATAAACTATCTGATCGATGGAAGCCCAAATAATACTCTCTACTCCTTTTATAACAGAACAACCCTTATTTTCAATTATGAAGCGTTTATTGCTCATACTTTGTCTGTTTAGTGCTGCCATTACCTATGGGCAGAATGCACCCGGCCGATGGTCGGCCGAAAAGGCAAATGCCTGGTACGCCAAAGAACCCTTTCTGGTTGGGTCAAACTATGCACCGGCCAATGCTATCAATGAGCTTGAGATGTTTCAGGCCGACAGTTTCGATCCGGCAACGATCGATAAAGAACTGGCTATGGCCGAGCGTATTGGCATGAACACCATGCGTGTTTTTCTCCATGATTTGCTTTGGAAAGATTCTGCTGGCTTCACCAAACGACTGGATCAGTTCCTGAGTCTGTGCGCTAAACACAAGATCCGGCCAATGCTGGTATTGTTTGATTCCTGCTGGGACCCTTTTCCAAAATTGGGAAAACAGCATGAGCCGGTTCCGGGAATCCACAATTCGGGCTGGTTACAAAGTCCCGGCGCAGCTGCCCTGACCGACGAATCGCAATACCCACGACTGGAGACATACGTAAAAGGTGTAGTTGGCGCTTTTAAGAATGACAAGCGTATTCTGGCATGGGATGTCTGGAATGAGCCCGACAATACCAACGATAATAGTTATGGTAAGAACAACAAGAAGCTCGAACCGGCGAATAAAGTCGCACTGGTGACCAAACTGCTGCCTCGTGTATTTCAGTGGGCCCGGTCGGCCGGGGCAACGCAGCCACTAACATCAGGTGTCTGGATCTATCGTACACCCGCTGACTGGCAGAATCCGGCGAAATGGTCACCAATGGAGAAAATACAGTTTGAGAATTCGGATATCATTACGTTCCACCAATACTCAAATCCAACGGAACTCGAAAAAGTAATTCCGGCGCTAGAGTCGTTTGGCCGCCCTGTTATCTGTACGGAATACATGGCCCGTGGCGTTAATAGTAAGTTCCAGACTCATTTGCCCATTGCTAAAAAAGCCAAAGTGGGTATGATTAACTGGGGGTTTGTTGCGGGTAAAACACAAACGTTCCTGCCCTGGGATAGTTGGCAGAAACCATATGTCAATGGTCGCGAACCAGCCATCTGGTTTCATGAAGTATTCAAACAGGACGGCACTCCTGTTGATCCGGCCGAAGTGGCAGCCATCAAACAGGCAACGGGAAAATAGAAATTGACAGGAATACACTAAAAGTCGGTCGGGCATTTTGTCTGGCCGACTTTTTTTATTGGATTTCGTTCTTCACAATTTGGGCGTGTATGTTATACCTGTGGGGTCTTTGGGCTAACTCCCTTCTTACTGTCAAATTTTTCTACGATGACATGTACGCCACCTCCGCCAAGAAACTCAAAAAACCACTTTGCGAGTAATTCAATTACGTCCATTTCTACCGGCTTGGGCAAAATGAAAAAGAACTCTTTTACCAATTATAGGTGCAACTAGCAATAGGCTACTCTAAGATAGAGGATTGGTCAGACTGGGGCACTATCTAAAACCATATAATTTCTTGTACTCAGAAAATTAATGCTCGTTTAAAAATCCATTTGCCCGATATCGGAGTATATATAATCAATCTTCTAAAGTGCTGTAAACTAGCTGGCTATGGATCTCTATACTTAAGTAAAATCACCAGATTTTTGTTGTGTTTTTTCGCTAAAGTAGCGCAGGGTAAAGCTCATTGCCCGATTGTGCTTCTATGGGTATCTGTTTGTCTTTAGTAACCACTTCAGAGGATTTTTTGCTCATTTTTCACGCTCAAACCCAAACGACAATGCGCACGTTTCCCTTGTTTAGGGGTCAGTTAAGGACTAAAATTCTTAGCTGTGCCTTAGTGCTGCTGGCAACTGCTGGTTTTGCCTCCAGCCACCGCGAAGCCCCGTTGATCTCGAACGATCCACTGGCTGACAATACTGACGTATATGCGTTCAAAAGCCCCGACGACCCGAATACCATCACGATCATTGCTAATTACATTCCTTTTCAGTTGCCCGAAGGCGGACCGAACTATTATAATTTCGGTTCCAATATTCGGTATGAGATCCACATTAAAAACAAAGCAACCACAGCCGGTGACGATATTACCTATCGGTTTACCTTTACCAATACGAACGAAGACCCGACTACGTTCTTCAACATTCGGCTGGGGAAGCAAAACTTAAAAACAACCTACACCTGCGAACGAAGTATCGATGGTGGTAAGACGTATATGACCATCGTTAGCAATGGCATTGTTCCACCAGCTAATATTGGGCCTCGTTCTATCGATACGCCGGGTTTAGGATTGGGTTCTACCTACAACGATTTGATCAAGAATGCAATCGCTCCAGCGAAGACCGGTGAGCAGGTCTTTTGTGGTCCTGCCGATGATCCGTTCTTTGTCGATCTGGCGGGTGCGTTTGATGCGGGCAACTTTCGTCCTGACGGTAACAAAGTTAACCCACCCAAAGATGGGCTGGCTCGCTATAACGTTCATAGCATTGCCCTTAAAATTCCAGTAAGCATTCTACAGAAAGACGGGAAGTCGGTATCGCAGGCGGCCACTATTCTCGATCCTGATTATGTGATCGGGGTGTGGGCCTCTGCTAGCCGACAAATGATCAAAACCCTTTATGCCGCGGGTGATGTTGGCTATGATGGTGGCTGGGTGCAGGTCTCGCGCCTGGGTATGCCGCTCACCAACGAAGCGGTCATTCCGGTGGGCATGAAAGACAAATGGAATTCGGTGACGCCTTATAACGGTAATGATCTTCAGTTTGCCAAATACTTCACCAATCCCGAACTAGCCCTGTACATGGATGATTCCCAGTTTGGTGGAGCCGTTCCTTCATTGAAGGCTTTGCGGATACAATCGAAATCGCTGGGTTCGTTTGACTTCCGCAATGGCAAGCCGGGTCTGTTTGGCCTGAAAGGTAATGCCGCTCTGGATGGTACAGCGCTGGCCGAAGCTGCTTTTGGGAGTGTTCTGCTTCCCGATGCAGCCAGCCCTCGTGCGGTTGACTTATTGCCGATTTTCTATACCGGCGTTCCGAACCTGAAACCCTACCAACTGGCAACGGGTAAGGGCGGTAATCCACTGGCAGCTGGTAAGCCGTTCATTCACAATTTCCTGCCTACGTTGGGCGATATGCTTCGGTTGAACATGGCCGTTCCGGCTACTCCCCGTAACGATCCGAATTTTAGCTCGCTCGGTCTGGTATGGGCTGCGGTCATTGGATTAACGGTTCCGGACTTCATGAATACAAACCTCCAGTTTATTCCGAACATGGATGGTTTCCCGAACGGTCGTCGGCTGGAAGATGACGTGACCACCATTGAATTACAGGCTGTTAGTGGAGTTGTTTTAGCTGCCGTTGGGCTGTGGTATGACGACTTTACGCCGGGTCCAGGCGCAAACCCTGTTACGCCGAATCTGGCGAAAGTACTAGGCTTTAGCGCAGGAGTAACGAAAAATGATACGACGCTCAAGGCTTCATTCCCCTACGTGCAAACTCCGTGGAGAGGTCTTGACTATACGAAAAAGAACCGTTTCTAATCTGCTCATCATTCTTCGGATAAGACAATGAAAAAATTACTTTCCCTATTACTGATGGCAGTATTGACGTATCTGCCCTATAATCAGGTTATTGCTTCGTCGCACCGGGAGGCCCCGCTCATCTCGAATGATCCACTCGCTGACAATACGGACGTTTACGCGTTTAAAAGCCCAACCGATGCGGAAAAGATCGTTCTGATTGCCAACTACATTCCGTTTGAAGATCCATCAGGCGGGCCAAACTGGTATACGTTCGGGCAGAATATCCGGTACGAAATCCACGTTAAAAACAATGCCGCTACGGCCGGAGACGACATTACCTACCGATTTACATTTACGGTTGTTAATGAAGACCCGACTACGTTCTTCAATATTCGGTTAGGGAAGCAAAATCAGAAAGCAACCTACACCTGTGAACGCAGTATTGATGGAGGCAGAACCTTTACGGCCATCGTTACCAACGGTGTAGTGCCACCGGCTAACATCGGCCCGCGCTCGATTGAAGACAAAACGGTTGGATTGGGTGCTGCTAACTATAACGCTCTGGCAACGAAGGCCATTACGACCGCAACATCGGGTGAGCGAATTTTCTGCGGACCAATCGACGATCCGTTCTTTGTCGATCTGGGTGGCGCGTTTGACGTAGGTAACTTCAGACCGAAGGGGCGCGATGGTTTGTCACGCTTTAACTGCCATACCATTGCCATTGAAGTGCCCGTATCGACTCTACAGAAAAGCGGCAAAGCAGTAGCTCAGGCGGCCACTATTCTTGATCCTGATTATGTGATCGGGGTGTGGGCCTCTTCGAGTCGGCAAATGATCAAAACCCTTTATGCTGCGGGCGATGTTGGCTACGACGGCGGTTGGGTGCAGGTTTCGCGTTTGGGTATGCCATTGACCAATGAAGCGGTCATTCCGGTGGGCATGAAAGACAAATGGAATTCGATGACCCCTTATAACGGCAATGACCTTCAGTTTGCCAAATACTTCACCAATCCCGAACTGGCTCTGTACATGGATGACTCCCAGTTTGGTAGTGCCGTTCCCGGATTATCTGCCCTTCGAATACAGTCGAAATCGCTGGGTTCGTTTGACTTCCGCAATGGCAAGCCGGGTCTGTTTGGCCTGAAAGGTAATGCCGCTCTAAATGGAACCGCGCTGTCCGAAGCTGCTTTTGGAAGTGTTCTGTTGCCTGATGCAGCCAGCCCCCGTGCGGTTGACTTATTGCCGATCTTTTACACCGGTGTGCCCAACCTGGCTCCCTATCAACTGGCTACCGGCAAAGGTGGCAATCCACTGGCAGTCGGTAAGCCATTCATTCACAATTTCCTGCCTACGTTGGGCGATATGCTTCGGTTGAACATGGCCGTTCCGGCCACTCCGCGCAACGATGCCAAGTTCAGTTCACTGGGACTGGTTCAGGCGGCTGTTTTAGGCTTAACCGATCCAATGTATGCGAATACAAACCTCCAGTTTATTCCAAACATGGATGGTTTTCCGAACGGTCGTCGGCTGGAAGATGACGTGACCACCATTGAATTACAAGCCGTTGGTGGAGTTGTTTTAGCTGCCGTTGGGTTGTGGTATGACGACTTTACGCCGGGTCCGGGCGCAAATCCTGTTACGCCGAGTCTGGTAAAAGTGCTGAGCTTTAACGCGGGCGTTACAAAGAACGATACCACACTGAAAGGAGCTTTTCCATTCGTGCAGGACCCCTGGCGCGGTTTTCTGGGTAATCCCTACATCGGTCCGGATGCCGACGTGACCAAACCATTGGCCGCAACCGTGCTGAGCTACAACTGCAATACAGGTGATATTACCTTTGGGCGCATTGGGGGCGATCCGAATCGTGTTGTCGAATACCAGGCTGCGGGTGTCGTCAATGGCACCTGGAGTACGAATGTAACCCGCCAGATTGAGGCTGAATTGCGGAAAGATGCGAACAGCAACCGATTCCTCTGGATCTGGGCGCGCTACGTAGGTGATCAGTCTTCGCTGGTAAACTTCATGTATGACTTCCGTACCCCCTGTGGCCAGGCCCGTCAGGGAGCTGCCGAGTTCACCGAACCAATGGCTGTTCGGATCATGGGTAACCCGACCATTGGCGATGAAGTGACGGTAGAAGTGAGTGGCGCATCGGGTCCGGTGCAACTCTATCTCAGCAACAGCCGGGGGCAACGGATTGGTCAACAAACGATCAGTATACCCGGTGCAGTTGAACTCCGGACCGTACGATTGGGCGAGCAACCGGGCGCTTACTTCCTACAGGCAGTGACACCGACGGAGCGCCAGACTGTTAAGATAATTCGTAATTAAGTAAGATGTTTTAGGTGGAGTCAGCCTTCCAGATCTGACTCCACCTATTTAGCACTTCCAATTAAATTGGATTGCTGGTATGGTACCTACCTGGTAGCAATACGCCAGACATAATAAACCGACAACACTCCCAATCTCCCTATCAATCATGCGTTTCAATACAACAATCAACAAGCGAATCCTGTCGGCATGTACGTTGATCTTCGCTGGCTTACTGATCGTCGGATCGTTCAGTTGCACAAACAGCCCCAAAGAAACTACAGCCGCAACTACGGCGGGGCCGAACATGGAAATTCCGGCTCTGTTCGACCGTCGGGGGGAGTTGGCGTCGGCGGTAGAATGGCAGAAGACCAAAGAGAAAGTTGCTGAACTGAAAGAGAAAATTAAAAAAGAACCGGGCGATGTGAAACCTCGTTTACAGATTGCGGTAATTTACCTGTCGGAAGCGCGGATTACAGGCGAGCATCCCTATTATTATCCGGCTATTCTGACCATTCTGGATGGCGTTCTGGCAATGGACCCCAAGAACTTTGAAGCTACGACGTTTAAGTCATCCGTAAAAATGTCTCAGCATCAGTTTGCTGAAGCCCGGGAATTAGCCGAAAAAGCCCGGCAAATTAACCCGAACAATGCCTATGTGTACGGCGTGTTGGTCGATGCCAACGTCGAACTGGGAAATTACGAAGAAGCTGTAGCAATGTCGGATAAGATGCAGGCCCTGAAACCGTCGCTCGAAGCCTACTCGCGCGCTTCCTACCTGCGTGAAATCTATGGAAACTATCCCGGCTCAATTGCCGCTATGAAATTGGCCGTGCAGGCTGGTTTACCCGGATCAGAACCGCAGTGCTGGAGTAAGAATATTCTGGGTCATTTATACGAAACAACCGGCCAGCTCGCGGAAGCCGAAAACCAATATGCTGGTATTCTGATTCTGCGCCCTAGTTATGCGTTTGCGATGGCTGGACAGGCACGGGTCCGCAAAGCGCGCAAAGAATACGACAAAGCGCTGGCTCTCCTCGATAAAGCGGCTGCCATCATGCCTGAGTTCTCCTTCCATGAAGAAATGGCCGAAATCTACGCGTTGCAGGGTGATAAAGAGAAAGCGCAGAAGAAATTTGCCGAAGTGGCTAAAATGCTGGACGAAGATGCCCGTTCGGGTCATGCCGTTGATCTGGAATTATGCAAACTCTACACAAAGTCGGGTCAGTTCGATCTGGCAAAAACGTATGGATTGAAAGAATACCAGAAACGTCCGAAAAATATTGACGTCAATCATGCGCTGGCATGGGTTTATTTCAACCAGAAAGACCTGCCAAAAGCACAGCAACACATAGAAGTGGCCTTGCGTACGGGTAGCAAAGACCCGGAACTGTTGCGACAGGCCGGATCGATCGAACTGGCAATGGGCCATACCGATCAGGGGAATAAATTGATTGCGGCTGCCCGCAAAACAAACCCTAAATTTGCCCTCTAAGTAGAGGTTTTCCTGACTAATATAGCTGGATTAAGAAATTTTGGCTAGTTGTTATATGCTGATCCGTTCATGGTTTGCCATCATCCTGCTCGTCAACTACCTCTGGGTAGTTGGGGCTGGCTGCGTGAACCGCCCGGACGATCAGCATGAATTACTGATGATCCAAACCTCTGGCGAAGATGGGCATTATCAGCAATGCCGGTATCTTCGGATGGATGGCCTTGAGTCGTTTCTGGCCGAATCATTAGCCAGCCGTTACCAGGATGCTCCACAGCATCCACCCAAACACCTGATTTCAGTACTTAACGGTATCGACTCGCATGACGTACTGCCTTCATATTGGTTCCTGCCGGTTTCAGTAGTATATCGGGCCGTCAGTGCACCAATCCTTTACCTTCCTGTTGTTGCGACTGGAGTACGAAGTAAAGTAGATAACCCTCCCTGGAGTGCATAAGACCGGCATTGGGCCTTTGCCGCCGATTAATTTCGACTAGCCGGATTGTCTTATCTCTTCACCGAATGCTATCGGCTACGTAAGTCGCCAGGCATCTCTTTTACTCCATTATATGCCTTACGCTTCTATTTATTCGTCGCTGCTGCCAATGGCAATGCCAGACGATTCTGATAAAAAACTTTCGGCCAGATCACGACCGCTTAAGGTGCTCTTACCCTTCCTGCTGTTCCTGTTCATGGGTGCGCCGGTGTATGCACATCTCGGCGGTATTTCAGGAGTAGTTTACGATCAGGCCACCAATCTGCCGCTACGTGGCGTTACTGTGCAGCTAACGGGTTTAGGTAAAGCTGCACTAACCAATGAGTTAGGACAGTTTCGTTTTGATGGCTTAGTGGCCGCTCCTTATAAAATCGAGATGTCGCATCTTGGCTTTAAAGCGCTGATCATCGACGTAATTGTTCACGATGATAAGGTCACTTTTCTGAAAACGGCGCTTACCAATGCGCCGGTTGAACTGAGCGAAGTGGTCGTATCGTCGCAACGGGCGCACGATCAGCACCTAATCAGTAGCCTTGATATTAAGCTTCGCCCGATCGTTAACTCGCAGGAGATTTTACGACTGGTACCGGGTTTATTTATTGGACAGCATGCAGGCGGAGGGAAGGCGGAACAGATTTTCCTGCGCGGTTTCGACCTCGACCACGGCACCGATATTCGTCTGACAGTCGATGGGATGCCGGTTAACATGGTATCGCACGCTCACGGACAGGGTTATGCCGATCTACATTTTGTTATTCCGGAATTAGTAGAAGGCACCGATTTTAAAAAAGGGACCTATAACACCGAAAAGGGCAATCTGGCGACGGCAGGCTGGGTCGATTTTCGGACGAAAACAGCATTGGATCACTCCTTTGTGAAACTCGAAGCCGGGCAGTATAATACCTATCGCGCTGTGGCCGGTCTGGATTTACTCGGCAAGAAGGGGAGAGCCAAAAATCAGTCGGCCTATCTGGCGTCGGAATATTCATATTCAGATTCCTATTTCGATAATCCGCAGCATTTTAAGCGACTGAACGTAATGGGCAAATACCACGGTCATCTTGCGCTCAACACAAACCTAACCCTGACGGGCTCCACGTTCTGGAGTAAATGGAACCATTCCGGTCAGGTTCCCGGCCGGGCTATCGAATCCGGACTGACTGGTTTCTTTGGTTCTATCGATCCCTCGGAAGGTGGCGAAACCAGCCGAACTAATCTGAATGCGCAACTGGTAACGGTGACACCCCGCAATCATGTCATTAAAAACCAGTTTTTCTACAGTAATTATAATTTTGAACTGTATTCCAACTTTACATTTTTCAAGGAAGACAGCATCAATGGCGATCAGATCCGGCAGAAAGAACACCGCAATCTGTTTGGCTATAATGGCAGTTATTCAACACAGGCTTATGTGGACAAAAGCCGCTGGACCACAACACTGGGCGCGCAATACCGACAGGATATAACTTATCATACTGAACTGTCGCATACCAAAAACCGTATAGAAACGCTGAATCGAATCAAATTCGGAAATATTAACGAGCTCAATGCGGCTGCATATGCCGATGAGCTTATTCAGTTTTCGGATCATTTCACGCTTAATGCCGGGGTTCGTCTGGATTATTTTCGGAGCCAGTATGAAGATTTGCTACCAGTGACAGCAACAACCAAATGGGCGACACAGGCCATTGTATCGCCCAAATTGAATCTGTATTATACGTTCAATCCAGGTCTGCAACTATACCTCAATACGGGAAAAGGCTTTCACTCTAACGACGCTCGTGTGGTGGTTGCTCAGGATGGGAGGCAGATTTTGCCGGGCGCTTATGGTTCCGATCTGGGTGTGATTTTCAAGCCGTTTCCTAAGCTACTGATCAATGCTGCTGCCTGGTATTTATGGCTACAGCAAGAGTTTGTTTATGTCGGTGATGAGGGTGTGGTAGAACCAAGTGGGCGCTCGCGCCGGGAAGGTATCGATGTGTCGATGCGGTATCAGCTTACCAAAAATCTGTATGCAGATGTCGACCTGAATACGGCTAAACCGCGTGCCATAGATGCTGAAACGGGACAGAATTATTTACCGTTAGCGCCAACGTTTACCTCAACGGGCGGTTTATCGCTACAAACCCGTTCAGGCCTGAATGGATCAATTCGGTATCGATACATGGGCGATCGTCCGGCTAATGAAGACAACTCCATTGTCGCAAAAGGGTATTTTGTAACAGACCTACAGGCTAACTATTCAAAGCGTAGCTACAACATTGGCCTGTCTGTACAAAATCTCTTCAACGCGCGCTGGAAAGAAACGCAGTTTGCCACCGAAAGCCGGTTGCAGGGCGAAGCTGCTCCGGTCGATGAGATTCACTTTACGCCGGGTACGCCGTTCTTCGCCCGACTGAGTCTAACCTATTCCT comes from Spirosoma aureum and encodes:
- a CDS encoding TonB-dependent receptor, encoding MGAPVYAHLGGISGVVYDQATNLPLRGVTVQLTGLGKAALTNELGQFRFDGLVAAPYKIEMSHLGFKALIIDVIVHDDKVTFLKTALTNAPVELSEVVVSSQRAHDQHLISSLDIKLRPIVNSQEILRLVPGLFIGQHAGGGKAEQIFLRGFDLDHGTDIRLTVDGMPVNMVSHAHGQGYADLHFVIPELVEGTDFKKGTYNTEKGNLATAGWVDFRTKTALDHSFVKLEAGQYNTYRAVAGLDLLGKKGRAKNQSAYLASEYSYSDSYFDNPQHFKRLNVMGKYHGHLALNTNLTLTGSTFWSKWNHSGQVPGRAIESGLTGFFGSIDPSEGGETSRTNLNAQLVTVTPRNHVIKNQFFYSNYNFELYSNFTFFKEDSINGDQIRQKEHRNLFGYNGSYSTQAYVDKSRWTTTLGAQYRQDITYHTELSHTKNRIETLNRIKFGNINELNAAAYADELIQFSDHFTLNAGVRLDYFRSQYEDLLPVTATTKWATQAIVSPKLNLYYTFNPGLQLYLNTGKGFHSNDARVVVAQDGRQILPGAYGSDLGVIFKPFPKLLINAAAWYLWLQQEFVYVGDEGVVEPSGRSRREGIDVSMRYQLTKNLYADVDLNTAKPRAIDAETGQNYLPLAPTFTSTGGLSLQTRSGLNGSIRYRYMGDRPANEDNSIVAKGYFVTDLQANYSKRSYNIGLSVQNLFNARWKETQFATESRLQGEAAPVDEIHFTPGTPFFARLSLTYSW
- a CDS encoding tetratricopeptide repeat protein; this encodes MRFNTTINKRILSACTLIFAGLLIVGSFSCTNSPKETTAATTAGPNMEIPALFDRRGELASAVEWQKTKEKVAELKEKIKKEPGDVKPRLQIAVIYLSEARITGEHPYYYPAILTILDGVLAMDPKNFEATTFKSSVKMSQHQFAEARELAEKARQINPNNAYVYGVLVDANVELGNYEEAVAMSDKMQALKPSLEAYSRASYLREIYGNYPGSIAAMKLAVQAGLPGSEPQCWSKNILGHLYETTGQLAEAENQYAGILILRPSYAFAMAGQARVRKARKEYDKALALLDKAAAIMPEFSFHEEMAEIYALQGDKEKAQKKFAEVAKMLDEDARSGHAVDLELCKLYTKSGQFDLAKTYGLKEYQKRPKNIDVNHALAWVYFNQKDLPKAQQHIEVALRTGSKDPELLRQAGSIELAMGHTDQGNKLIAAARKTNPKFAL